CGGCGGCGAGCCGGGCAATCTGAGCTCTGGCCTGCAGGCTCAGTTTTCCACCTTCTTGAGTCAGCGCGAACAATGATTGGACTCCCTTGTTTATCCCCATCTGCTGAGAGCACATGCCAGAAAGCTTCTCGAGTGCCTGAGAAAGACCACCGGCCGACGAACACGAGCCGAGCGACTTCCTTGACTTCATCAGTTCTTTTACCGCGTTATTCACAGCAGTGACAGCACTGCTGCCTGCGTTTTTCGCAGTTCTCATGTCACCCGACTCAAGCGCTTGCTCAGACCCTTCCATGTTTCGGATCGCAGCACCGAGCTGTCTGCCTAAGGCACCCGTCAGGAAGAAGGACTTCTTGGCTGCCTCGGACAGTTTTTCTGCCACCTTCTTAACCCCTTCCTTGAGTGCCTGCTGAGAACGCGCGGTCACTGCAGGGCTGGACTGAGTTGAACTCTCCAGAGTGGCAACCATTTCGTTCAACTCCTCCTGTGCATCTGACAGGTTCAGGAGATCACTCTGTGCTGCTTTCATCGCCTCATCAATCTCTTCTGCCCTGGAGGCCATCATCTGCGATTGGGCACTTTTTAAGCCCTGAGAGAGCGAGGAGAGATGTTTCTGAATCTTCTTCTGCTTGGCAGCGGCAGACTTTCTTTCCCCACCGGAAAGCATCTGGCTTGCTTGCTGCATCTGGCCGGGCACGTCCTGAGCCTCGAGGTTCTGGGATAGTTCCTGCAGAGCCTCTGAAACCTCTGTGTCAGATTGCTTCAGCTCCTCTGCAAGGCGTTCCATGTCTTTTTTGAGCTCTTCAAGCTCCTTGCGCAGCTCCTCCTCCTCCTTGGCCAGTTTCTCTGTATCGCCGCCTTTTTCGGTCTCCTCACTCAGGGCCTTGTGCTGCTTCTCTATCTCGCTGGCCTTCTCAGCAAGTCTTTTCATCTCCTGTTCCTGCTTGAGCCTTTCCAGTATCTTCAGAGTTCTCTCCAGCCTTCTATTCAGTTCCTCTTGATTCATCAAAAGCTCACTCATCGCCTTCTTTATGTCTTCAGGATTCAGTTCCTTCATTGCCTCTCTCAGGTTCTCCATAGCTTTGCGCATCTCTTCAGTTTGGACTTCAGACAGCAATTCACTTATCCTTTGCATTTTGGTGAAGATTTCCTGGTCTATGACAAAACTACTTTCCATTCTTTCAAGAACATCATCCAATGCCCTGGCGACCTCTTCCACCTTTTCTGCGAGTTTCTTTTGCCGTTCCATCACCTCTTCGACAGACTGCTTCTCCTCCCAACTCAGACTCTTCTGTTCAGCAAGTTCCTTTCTCAATTCCTCAAGTTTTTCCCTCAGCCGCCTCTGTTCAGGCAAGATGCCTTCAATCTCTCTAGCTGCAAGATCCTGCTCCTGTGACACTTCCGTGTAGATCTCTTCAAGAGTTGGGAACCTGACTCTGAAGGTTTCACTTGATGACTTCTTTGGGCCTGAGTAGGTATCGTTATCGAAAACCTCAACGTGATAGGAGACAACATCTCCAGGAAGCAGGCCCGCATCAGACAAATCCCAATCGAAAGAGACCTCTGCTTCGGACCTTCTTCCTCTCAGGTTGGCGATAGTAACCTTCTTCTTTTCTTCTCCTTTCTTACTCACAAGATAAAATCGGGTGAGGCCAAAATCGTCGGCAGCCGAAATGAGGAGCCTCAAAATCATGTCCCCCGGCAAATTCATATCTCTGCCAGGCTCCACAATGCTTACTGTTGGATACTCGTCGTCAATGGCAGAGATTCTGTAGTGAATTGGATCTTCGTTCTCGTTTCCGTCTGGGTCTTCTATCAGTATGTGGTAGGTGCCATCTCTCTTGATATCACAGGAGATTTGAAAACTGTTTTCTTCTGTCAGAGAACCGAGGACTACTGTTGAATCGTCCATGAACATTGCAGCGTAACTGAGGGGAACATTGCTCCTCCCATTCAGAATTACCTTTGTTCCGACAAGTCCGGAGATGTCGCCAACGCCTTCGTCCAGAACTGTTGGGGGCAGGTGGGTGTAGGCCGGATATATGTATTTCATCTTGAGACCCACGACCGCGGGTCTGTCCAGGACAGAGATGTGGTAGTCAGGGCTTATGACGCCTCTTGCCATAACCCTGTAGCTGAAGCTTTCATTCACCTCGGAGAGCGTGCCGGCGAAATGGCCAGAACCCCTTCGCTCTAGTCTAAGCTTGGTTGGTTCGGTGTCCTTCTTTTCTGTCAAAAGGTGGGCACGCAGCGGCCACCTTCCCCAGATTAGAGCATCAACTTCAAGATCGAATCCTCTCACAAGCCTCATGGAGCCAGGCCTCACAGAGATGTATGAACCATATGAAGAAGAAGGGTGGGTCAATCTTAACTGGGAGTAATAGAAACTGGCTGGAAAGAGAAGAGAATAGATGAGCGCCGCGCTGATGGAGCACGCGAGGATGCGGTATGAGCGAATCAAAAAGGTTCTATTGAGAATGGTATTTAAATCGAGCTGGCCGAGGATCTCGGCTGCATCCTGTCCAGTGGCCTCGATAAGGTCGGTGGAATAGCCCTCCCTCGAGTCCTTCCTTCTGTTCCAGAGCTGGACAGTGCTTATCAATCTGGCTTTGAGCTGGGGAAAATGCGCTTCAACCCTCTCCGCTGCAGCCACAAGATTGGGCCGTTCAAGCAACTTCTTGATGGTGTAGATTCCGAATACGGTGAGAAAACAAGCAGGTGCCAGAAAAGAGGCGATTCTCCTGGTGGCCTGGGATAGCACAAGCGCCTGATCAGCCAGCATGCTGGCAAGTAAGATGATGGGCAACGCAGAGAACGAGAGGAGAAGGCCTCCCCAGGCATCTAGCCTGGCTTGAGAAAAGGCTAACTCCCTGAGCCGCCGGATAATCCTATCGTAGCTATTCTGAAAATCTCCCATCTCGCAGACTTCTCCTACGTGCTTCTAAGACAAATATATCAAGTCACGTGCAAATTGTCAACAAAGGCAAAGACGAGGCTTTACCCCGGGGATTGGGTTAGATTCCTCGCCTCTATATTATACTACAAACTGTCCTTATTCGCCTTCTTTTTCTAGCCCTTTTTCGAAGGCGTTCAGCCTGGCTTCTACCTTTTTCTGGATTTCCCTGTTGATAGTATCTCCTAGCGCACCTCCGACCCATGTGAATTCGTCGTCAGGGATATCAGCCTTCACGTACACAGAATCCATCAGAGTCTCAAACCACTTCTGAAGGGCCTCGGCGTCCGCCTTCACCTCCGGGTGTTTCTTCAGGTACAGGGTATCCCGTAACTCGTTGTGATCCGGACTGAGCTTGTATTCTTGCTCGAATTCCTTTCTCTTTACCTGGTACTTAATAATGGCGAGTCGAGACAACTTGGCAGCTTCAATGTACCTGTCACACTGGTCAATGTTTATTCTTCTGTCTTCGGGGGGCACAAAACCGGTCCCTCCTGGCTGGCCAGGCTGTTCATCCTGCTGTTGGCATCCAACCACGAGAATGAACATACACATAAAGAATAGAAAAGGGAGTCTTCTCATTCTAGGCTCCTCCGTCGAATTGATTGCAAGCCCTTGGTATTTGGCCTGTGCAGACTATCATCTCTAGACAAAAGTGTCAAGAAGAAATTTAACTCCCTACACTCCACGCACATCCCCTTCCCCCACGGGAAGTAGAAGGTCCCAAGTACAAAGGACGAAGGCCAGAGTATAATGGTTCCACCCTTTCCGCAAGAATAGAGCCCTTGTCTGCTCAACTAATCTCGGGTTCGATTTTCGTGTTTTGTTTTCTCGGGTCATTAGGTTCCGGCTTTCAGTTTCTCTATCATGCGTGTGTGCTTCTCGCAGAACTCGTAAGGACCCCCAATCTGTGCATAGATCAGCTCGACCTGCCAGTGGGCATTGAAAAGCCGACAACCCGGATCATCACAAAAAGCCTGTCTGGTCATTGAGTAGAATACCGCTTGTGCGCAGTAACCCTTCAGTACTTCGATCATTCTCTCATCGCCATAATCTATGAAATGCTCACCCATTTCTTCCTTGAGTGACGCGACATCCACGCCTGCATTCCTCCTCTGGTAGTACTCGGAGGGTTTTGCAGGCGCCTCCACAAGACCAGTTGCGGAAACAAGACAGGGATATCCGAGCATCACTGCTCTGGCATGCCATCTAAGGTCATCTCTGTCCCACGTGCCAAAGAGTTCGCGGGTCAGTATGAGGTGGCACACATTGCTTCTTCTGCCTTCTTTTGGTATCAATCTCCAGTACAAGGACACCAGTCTGGTAGCATCATAGAATATGCCGCCCGATTTGATCGAAGCTCTCTCAAGCCTTCTTTTCTCAAAATCTATCTCAGCCTCCAGAGGATCATCGTTCAGCTCATTCTTGGTGGGATGCAGAACCCTGATGGTTGCAAGTTCAAGTGCCAGGTTCTCTTTTTTGTCCAAATGAGTAGACCAGAATTCGTCCTTCATGTTCACATCTGTACCGAATGTGGCCAGCAGATAGCCTGCCAGCCTCGAGGCATCGATACCCTCGCCCCTTAGGCCATCATACAGCCTGACATTGAAATCCCGTGGCTCAAAAAGAATTGTCTTAACCCCCCTCGAAAACAGCTGTAAGCCGTAAGCTATAAGATAGCTGTCAGCTAATACATGAAACTACGAAATTCCCATCACCCAGTCCCCCCACCTTCGAAATTCCCACCTACCCACCCTGCACCTTCGAAAATGGAAATTGGAGAATCTAAACCCAGAGAACCGCAGAGTGGCAAAGTCCTGTTGGGTTTCAATTTCGCAGCCTCGTGGTTTCAAGTGTTGCGCTTTAAGGCCAAGCTCTTGTAACCACAGATTTCGCAGATTATCACAAGATTATTCTTTTGGTTTGTGTTCAGCCATGAGGATATGGTTTGAATCCGTGTTAATCTCGTGTAATCTCGTGGTTTCAAGTCAGTTTCTCAAGTATGATTTCGGCTGCCCTTCTCCCGGACAAGAGCATACCACCAAAGGTCGGGCCCATTCTCGGGAGGCCAAAGGTCGTTGATGTCGCCATGCCGCAAACCACAAGTCCAGGATGAATCTGGCTTGTATACTCAACCACCATATCTTCAGACCTTTCGACCCACATTGCCCCGAATCCTTTTGTCTTCACCAGCCCTCTTTCCTCAAGCTTCTTTACCACACACGCGTCATGGCCTGTTGCATCGAGCACTATCTTGCTCTCCAGCGCGACAGGGTCAACGCACGTTATCTGCCTGGGGAGCGCCTCAACAGGTGTCCAGTTCACAACGACTCCCGCGACCGCGTTCTTCTCTCTCAGGACAACGTCCTCGAACACAGTCATGTTTGCGAATTTCGCGCCCGCATCGCATGTCGCGGCAATCAATTTGGAGCACGCATGCGGACCGTCTGTGACATAGAGGCCCTTTGTGGCTTCTTCGTAGGGGATGCCTAGCTCATCCAAAACCTCCTGACCAGGATCCCTGACAGTAATCTTATTCATGAGATAGCCGCCTATCCAGAATCCTCCCCCAATGTAGTTGTTTCTTTCAATTATCAGAACCTTCTTTCCCTTGGTGGCAATATCCTTTCCTGCCATCAGGCCTGCGGGACCGCCGCCGACTATTACGCAGTCAGATTCCACGTACTCACTGAACTGTTTTGAGAACCGCTCAACTATCGCTCTTGTGACATCTTTCTCACTTACAGGAGCGAATATCCGCTTTTCTGGCATACTATCCCCCTTTTAGTTTCCAATATATCTTGAGTAAAGACTCTTTGCCAGGCCGATATCAGAAGTGCCTCTGACAATTGCTCTTCCGTCAGGGAAGACAACAAGCTCGTGGCCTTCTTTCTTGAAGTTCAGGAGATAGCCCATATGTGAGACATCTCCCACAGTTTTCAATTTTTTCTCCAGGGCCTTGAGGTCAACTGTTGTTTCGTTGGCCGGGACTATCTGCACGGAATTCCTTCCGCATAGACTGACTGCAGAACTTGTCCTTTCTTTTCCGAGATACTCAAAATGGCCTTTGACGCACGCAGGACAGCTCTCGGATCGTTCAACTGCTATTGCTTCAAATGTGCCGGCTGCGAGATCGACATGTATGAGCCGCCTGGATATGTTTTCGCTCTTGCATATGATCTTCACTGCTTCGGTGGCCTGTATAGCGCCCACAAGCTGTGGCACTGAGGTGAGTATCCCTTCAGTTTCGCACGTTGGAGTCCGTCCAAGCTCCGGGGCAACAGCATACATGCATCTGAAACAGGGCCCACCTGGCAAGATATTGAAGCTCATCCCTGATGAAGAGAGGCACGCCCCGTGTACCCAGGGTATTTTGTGTTTCACACATGTATCGTTTATGAGATACCTCGTTTCCAGATTGTCGGTGCCGTCAACCACCAGATCGCAATCAGCAAGTATCTTATCTATGTTACCTGAATTTACGTCTGTCACTACTCCGTTCACTCTCACCTCTGAGTTCACACTTGACAGCTTCTCTGCCGCTGCTATTGCCTTTGGCTTCATCATTCTGGCGTCATTTTCGTCGAAGAGTATCTGTCTTTCCAGATTTGGAAGCTCAACGAAATCTCTGTCCACAATCTTTAGAGAACCGAAGCCGAACCTGACCAGAAGATTTGAAGAAGCACACCCCAAGGCACCGCATCCTATAATAGTGCAGGACGATTTCTTGATCATCTCGCGGCCAGAATCACCAATCCAGTCAATCAGCCTTATCCCGCTGTATCTATCCTCGGACATAGCAACCCGACATTATACCCCCTGCCCACGCCCTGTCAAGAACCCCTTAACGAAGTACAAAGTACGGAGGACAGAGTACAAAGAACGAAGAAGGAAAAC
The sequence above is drawn from the candidate division TA06 bacterium genome and encodes:
- a CDS encoding thiazole biosynthesis protein gives rise to the protein MPEKRIFAPVSEKDVTRAIVERFSKQFSEYVESDCVIVGGGPAGLMAGKDIATKGKKVLIIERNNYIGGGFWIGGYLMNKITVRDPGQEVLDELGIPYEEATKGLYVTDGPHACSKLIAATCDAGAKFANMTVFEDVVLREKNAVAGVVVNWTPVEALPRQITCVDPVALESKIVLDATGHDACVVKKLEERGLVKTKGFGAMWVERSEDMVVEYTSQIHPGLVVCGMATSTTFGLPRMGPTFGGMLLSGRRAAEIILEKLT